One Candidatus Binatia bacterium DNA window includes the following coding sequences:
- a CDS encoding ABC transporter ATP-binding protein — translation MPKRPAEKTPDITRGRARRALKLGSLTTSVGTSYIWQALKRPFQSRERHERELLDTHIRNAVRIVESSKELRGAFTKLVQMLSMRDDIFPPEVLDILSVVQSRVPPMPYETIRKQIRRELGAYPEELYGSFEREAFAAASLGQVHKARLGTGEEVVVKVQYPGVEETVQQDLENIRALLHTLALIGREIMRQDIDPSDVYRELEERLHEELDYVNEAKNIALFQKMFRDDPEVLIPEVYPDFCSRRVLTMSYIEGYPFTDILAPGVEQSLKDWVAIKYFRVLWRQIFEYGTLHTDPHPGNYLVTYHPKLAILDFGSIRIFPEPIRKAYHRLAKAILARDEATMAECFVTLGFLDPGQDPKPLVRIMYILFEPVLEDREYDPRDFKSVEKAMEIAQIGVEHRLFKAPGHRVFLTRALVGLDAYVKQFGTVTNWHRLFRECVERVPDENPVQERSMPPKEGERRAGS, via the coding sequence ATGCCGAAGCGCCCGGCCGAAAAGACGCCCGACATCACGCGGGGTCGGGCACGACGCGCGCTCAAGCTCGGCTCGCTCACGACCTCGGTGGGCACGAGCTACATCTGGCAAGCCCTGAAGCGCCCGTTCCAGTCGAGGGAACGGCACGAGCGCGAGCTTCTCGACACGCACATCCGCAACGCCGTGCGGATCGTCGAGAGCTCGAAAGAGCTCCGAGGTGCCTTCACGAAGCTCGTGCAGATGCTCTCCATGCGGGACGACATCTTCCCGCCCGAAGTGCTCGACATCCTCTCCGTCGTCCAGTCGCGCGTGCCTCCCATGCCTTACGAGACGATCCGGAAACAGATCCGCCGCGAGCTCGGGGCCTACCCCGAGGAGCTTTACGGCTCTTTCGAGCGCGAAGCGTTCGCGGCGGCCTCGCTCGGGCAGGTCCACAAGGCGCGCCTCGGGACCGGAGAGGAAGTCGTCGTCAAGGTGCAGTACCCGGGCGTCGAAGAAACCGTGCAACAGGACCTCGAAAACATCCGCGCCCTTCTTCACACCTTGGCGCTCATCGGCCGCGAGATCATGCGGCAGGACATCGACCCTTCCGACGTCTACCGCGAGCTCGAGGAGCGGCTCCACGAAGAGCTCGATTACGTGAACGAGGCGAAGAACATCGCGCTCTTCCAGAAGATGTTCCGCGACGATCCGGAAGTGCTCATCCCCGAAGTCTATCCCGACTTCTGTTCCCGGCGGGTCCTCACGATGAGTTACATCGAGGGCTATCCCTTCACCGACATCCTCGCCCCCGGCGTCGAGCAAAGCCTCAAGGACTGGGTCGCGATCAAGTACTTCCGCGTTCTCTGGCGGCAGATCTTCGAGTACGGAACCCTCCACACGGACCCGCATCCCGGCAACTACCTCGTGACGTACCACCCGAAACTCGCCATCCTGGACTTCGGCTCGATCCGCATCTTCCCCGAACCCATCCGCAAGGCTTACCACCGGCTGGCCAAAGCCATCCTCGCCCGGGACGAGGCGACGATGGCCGAGTGCTTCGTCACCCTCGGTTTTCTCGACCCGGGACAGGACCCGAAGCCACTCGTCCGCATCATGTACATCCTTTTCGAGCCCGTGCTCGAAGACCGGGAGTACGATCCCCGGGATTTCAAGTCGGTGGAGAAGGCGATGGAAATCGCTCAGATCGGCGTCGAGCACCGGCTCTTCAAGGCACCGGGGCACCGCGTCTTCCTCACGCGGGCCCTCGTCGGTCTCGACGCTTACGTGAAGCAGTTCGGCACGGTCACGAACTGGCACCGGCTTTTTCGGGAGTGCGTCGAGCGCGTTCCCGACGAAAATCCCGTGCAAGAACGATCCATGCCGCCGAAGGAAGGCGAACGCCGCGCGGGGTCCTGA
- a CDS encoding methyltransferase, which yields MEEAGPNAEQIRYWNEIAGPKWVRLEREIEPQIRPLGLATMDRAGVSRGETVLDVGCGCGDTTLELARRVGPEGRVVGIDVSRVMLERARERLREAGLGNVSFELLDAQTGELPEASFDLVYSRFGVMFFENPRVAFARLGASLRPGGRLAFVCWQPLERNPWALVPLEAAARYLELPPPPAPGTPGPFGLASAAFLREVLADAGFADVRLEEHCETLTLGGGVDFERAVELALEMGPTGAALRAAPAELREPVAREVRRALEPFRTPRGVRLPSAAWIVLARDFRRERARRTPEKAGASS from the coding sequence ATGGAAGAGGCGGGGCCCAACGCCGAGCAGATCCGATACTGGAACGAGATCGCCGGGCCCAAGTGGGTCCGGCTCGAGCGCGAAATCGAGCCGCAGATCCGCCCGCTCGGCCTCGCCACGATGGACCGAGCCGGTGTCTCGCGCGGCGAGACGGTGCTCGACGTGGGTTGTGGCTGCGGCGACACGACCCTCGAGCTCGCGCGCCGCGTGGGTCCCGAAGGGCGTGTCGTGGGGATCGACGTCTCGCGGGTCATGCTCGAACGAGCGCGGGAGAGGCTCCGGGAAGCGGGTCTCGGGAACGTGAGTTTCGAGCTTCTGGACGCTCAGACCGGGGAACTTCCCGAGGCGTCTTTCGACCTCGTCTACTCCCGGTTCGGCGTCATGTTCTTCGAGAACCCGCGCGTCGCCTTCGCGCGCCTGGGCGCTTCTCTCCGGCCCGGGGGGCGCCTCGCTTTCGTCTGCTGGCAGCCCCTCGAACGCAACCCCTGGGCCCTCGTGCCGCTCGAGGCCGCGGCGCGCTACCTCGAGCTCCCGCCGCCACCGGCGCCGGGTACTCCGGGCCCGTTCGGCCTCGCTTCGGCGGCGTTTTTGCGGGAGGTGCTCGCGGACGCGGGTTTCGCCGACGTCCGTCTCGAAGAACACTGCGAGACACTCACGCTCGGCGGCGGTGTCGACTTCGAGCGTGCCGTGGAGCTCGCTCTCGAGATGGGCCCGACCGGGGCAGCGTTGCGCGCGGCGCCTGCGGAGCTTCGCGAGCCCGTCGCCCGGGAGGTGCGGCGTGCCCTCGAGCCCTTCAGGACCCCGCGCGGCGTTCGCCTTCCTTCGGCGGCATGGATCGTTCTTGCACGGGATTTTCGTCGGGAACGCGCTCGACGCACTCCCGAAAAAGCCGGTGCCAGTTCGTGA